One stretch of Rathayibacter festucae DSM 15932 DNA includes these proteins:
- a CDS encoding 2-phosphosulfolactate phosphatase, which translates to MNAALPDSDRTAAAPAAALDQGSYQIRFDWGARGLRALAPAHITVLVDALPGGADDAVDPDAIDGHVVRAGLADRTAVARWILERQHENGGRTSVNVVAVGEVDAAGEPRFAVEDQLAAGALIDALIGLGIDHVSPDAAVASASYEGLRRACVHLLTASATGRLLTARGRGAEIAAAARVDTVDTVTVLRSPR; encoded by the coding sequence GTGAACGCCGCGCTCCCCGACTCCGACCGCACCGCCGCCGCCCCGGCCGCCGCCCTCGACCAGGGCTCGTACCAGATCCGCTTCGACTGGGGCGCCCGCGGTCTCCGGGCCCTCGCCCCGGCGCACATCACCGTGCTGGTCGACGCGCTCCCGGGAGGAGCGGACGACGCCGTCGACCCCGACGCGATCGACGGCCACGTCGTCCGCGCCGGCCTGGCCGACCGCACCGCCGTCGCCCGCTGGATCCTCGAGCGCCAGCACGAGAACGGCGGCCGGACCAGCGTCAACGTCGTCGCCGTCGGCGAGGTCGACGCGGCGGGCGAGCCGCGCTTCGCCGTTGAGGACCAGCTGGCCGCCGGCGCGCTGATCGACGCCCTGATCGGGCTCGGCATCGACCACGTCTCACCCGATGCGGCCGTCGCGTCCGCGTCCTACGAGGGTCTCCGCCGCGCCTGCGTCCACCTGCTGACCGCCTCCGCCACGGGCCGCCTGCTCACCGCGCGCGGCCGCGGGGCCGAGATCGCCGCCGCCGCCCGCGTGGACACGGTCGACACGGTGACGGTCCTGCGCTCCCCGCGCTGA
- a CDS encoding DUF427 domain-containing protein has product MKAVLNDVVIADAPDSDLISIEGNWYFPPTSVNNDYLVPSSTQYTCPWKGEAQYYDVKSDDGMLKDRAWSYPTPYPTAFDRVGKDFSGYLAFWKDVKVVD; this is encoded by the coding sequence ATGAAAGCCGTCCTCAACGACGTCGTCATCGCCGACGCCCCCGACTCCGATCTCATCTCCATCGAGGGCAACTGGTACTTCCCGCCCACGAGCGTGAACAACGACTACCTGGTGCCGAGCAGCACCCAGTACACCTGCCCGTGGAAGGGCGAGGCCCAGTACTACGACGTGAAGTCCGACGACGGGATGCTCAAGGACCGCGCCTGGTCCTACCCGACGCCGTACCCGACCGCGTTCGACCGCGTCGGCAAGGACTTCTCGGGCTACCTCGCGTTCTGGAAGGACGTGAAGGTCGTCGACTAG
- a CDS encoding CGNR zinc finger domain-containing protein — MSEGAPHRVVRGRVPSTGQWLVDAGGLRWWFDSGSLALDFACTGPLRGIPGERLDSDEALAAWLAERFDAVDASARDARLDDALMLRGAVSRLAVAAERGAAGDPADVDVVNLFAAMPDVPPSLSGGSRQAGRSHAAARQALSTLAREAVDLLGGGTPGRLRRCDAEDCRILYLDTSRAGSRRWCSMQRCGNRAKVRAHRRRSAERADRAEG; from the coding sequence GTGAGCGAGGGCGCACCGCATCGCGTCGTCCGCGGCCGGGTGCCGAGCACCGGGCAGTGGCTGGTCGACGCGGGCGGGCTCCGCTGGTGGTTCGACTCCGGGAGCCTCGCGCTCGACTTCGCCTGCACCGGGCCGCTGCGCGGGATCCCCGGCGAGCGCCTCGACTCCGACGAGGCCCTGGCGGCCTGGCTCGCCGAGCGCTTCGACGCCGTCGACGCTTCCGCCCGCGACGCGCGGCTCGACGACGCGCTGATGCTCCGCGGCGCGGTCTCGCGGCTGGCCGTCGCCGCTGAACGCGGTGCCGCGGGCGACCCGGCGGACGTCGACGTCGTCAACCTCTTCGCCGCGATGCCGGACGTGCCGCCGTCGCTCTCCGGCGGCTCGCGCCAGGCGGGCCGCTCGCACGCGGCGGCGCGGCAGGCGCTCTCGACCCTCGCCCGCGAGGCGGTCGATCTGCTGGGCGGCGGCACTCCGGGGCGGCTGCGCCGCTGCGACGCGGAGGACTGCCGGATCCTCTACCTCGACACCTCCCGGGCCGGCTCGCGGCGCTGGTGCTCGATGCAGCGCTGCGGCAACCGGGCGAAGGTCCGCGCGCACCGGCGCCGGAGCGCCGAGCGCGCGGACCGCGCCGAGGGCTAG
- a CDS encoding SprT-like domain-containing protein, translating into MAELDQVARWADALLREHLDASWSFAFDHARTRGGACHWKDRRITVSRHLAARWSDEEVHQTLLHEVAHALAGPKAGHGPAWRRAATALGYTGDRTHSNPTADELAPWVGSCPSGHLFYRHRRPSRPLACGRCARRFEAANAIEWRRREVPARPVASERSA; encoded by the coding sequence ATGGCTGAGCTCGACCAGGTCGCCCGCTGGGCGGACGCGCTGCTGCGCGAGCACCTGGACGCCTCGTGGAGCTTCGCCTTCGATCACGCCCGCACCCGCGGCGGCGCCTGCCACTGGAAGGACCGGCGCATCACCGTCTCGCGGCATCTCGCCGCCCGGTGGAGCGACGAGGAGGTGCACCAGACCCTGCTGCACGAGGTCGCGCACGCGCTCGCCGGCCCGAAGGCCGGCCACGGTCCGGCCTGGCGGCGGGCGGCGACGGCACTGGGCTACACTGGCGACCGCACGCACAGCAATCCGACCGCGGACGAGCTCGCGCCGTGGGTCGGCAGCTGCCCGAGCGGGCACCTCTTCTACCGGCACCGCCGGCCGAGCCGGCCGCTGGCCTGCGGGAGGTGTGCCCGGCGTTTCGAGGCCGCGAACGCGATCGAGTGGCGGCGCCGCGAGGTGCCGGCGCGACCGGTCGCGAGCGAGCGCTCGGCGTGA
- a CDS encoding spermidine synthase, which yields MAERTGRRRGDDSEHPRAVLASGFLAQIEPDRHSADAATLVVDGTPQSHVDLADPTHLSFEYVRRIGHAIDLLAPEGEAVTALHLGAGALTLPRYVAATRPGSRQQVVEIEAALVDLVREALPLPRGAQIRIRQGDAREVLGKLPPGLLGTVDVVVVDIFSGARTPAHVTSAEFYREIAPLLAPTGVVAVNVADGGALAFARAQAATLAAVFAHTAIMTDTQMLKAKRFGNVVMLASPSPLPVDGLPRRLASDPAPAKLVQGRELENFLGGASVVTDDTATPSPLPARSIFQVRRG from the coding sequence ATGGCCGAACGCACCGGTCGCCGACGCGGCGACGACTCCGAGCACCCCCGCGCCGTGCTCGCCAGCGGGTTCCTCGCGCAGATCGAGCCCGACCGGCACTCCGCCGACGCGGCGACCCTCGTCGTCGACGGGACCCCGCAGTCGCACGTCGACCTCGCCGACCCGACGCACCTCTCCTTCGAGTACGTGCGGCGGATCGGCCACGCGATCGACCTGCTCGCGCCCGAGGGCGAAGCGGTGACGGCGCTGCACCTGGGCGCCGGCGCGCTGACCCTCCCGCGCTACGTGGCGGCGACCCGGCCCGGCTCGCGCCAGCAGGTCGTCGAGATCGAGGCGGCGCTGGTCGACCTCGTGCGTGAGGCGCTCCCGCTGCCCCGCGGCGCGCAGATCCGGATCCGCCAGGGCGACGCCCGCGAGGTGCTCGGCAAGCTGCCGCCGGGGCTGCTCGGCACCGTCGACGTCGTCGTGGTCGACATCTTCTCCGGGGCCCGGACGCCCGCGCACGTCACGAGCGCCGAGTTCTACCGCGAGATCGCTCCGCTGCTCGCGCCCACCGGGGTCGTGGCGGTGAACGTGGCCGACGGCGGGGCGCTCGCCTTCGCCCGGGCGCAGGCCGCCACGCTCGCGGCGGTCTTCGCGCACACGGCGATCATGACCGACACCCAGATGCTGAAGGCCAAGCGCTTCGGCAACGTGGTGATGCTCGCCTCGCCCTCCCCGCTTCCGGTGGACGGGCTGCCACGGCGGCTCGCCTCCGATCCGGCGCCGGCGAAGCTGGTGCAGGGGCGCGAGCTGGAGAACTTCCTCGGCGGCGCCTCGGTCGTCACCGACGACACCGCCACGCCCTCGCCGCTGCCGGCCCGCAGCATCTTCCAGGTCCGCCGGGGCTGA
- the rpoB gene encoding DNA-directed RNA polymerase subunit beta translates to MAAAPNATTTSPKNGRGASRLSFAKISDTLTVPDLLALQTESFDWLVGSEAWKTRVAEAKAVGREDLPANSGLDDIFEEISPIEDLSETMQLSFTNPYLEPEKYTIEECKERGKTYAAPLYVEAEFMNHLTGEIKTQTVFMGDFPLMTEKGTFIINGTERVVVSQLVRSPGVYFERQQEKTSDKDIYSARVIPSRGAWLEFEIDKRDQVGVRIDRKRKQSVTVFLKALGLTSEEILEQFAGYESIELTLEKDNILTKEDALRDIYRKLRPGEQVAAEAARALLDNFYFNSKRYDLAKVGRYKINRKLGIDKALSDSVLTVEDIIATIKYLVALHDGRTNLPGVRDGAAVDLRLDVDDIDHFGNRRIRAVGELIQNQVRTGLSRMERVVRERMTTQDIEAITPQTLINVRPVVAAIKEFFGTSQLSQFMDQNNPLAGLTHKRRLSALGPGGLSRERAGVEVRDVHPSHYGRMCPIETPEGPNIGLIGSLASFARINSFGFIETPYRKVVDGVVTAQIDYLTASEEDEYLVAQANAPLTSDMRFAEGKVLVRPKGGEVELVDAERVHYMDVSPRQMVSVATSLIPFLEHDDANRALMGANMQRQAVPLLRSESPVVGTGMEGFAAIDAGDVITADKAGVVQEVSADSVTVQLDEGGTQTYFLRKFDRSNQGTSYNNRVVVSAGERIEVGEIVADGPATENGELALGKNLLVAFMPWEGHNFEDAIILSQNLVKDDVLSSIHIEEYEVDARDTKLGKEEITRDLPNVSPELLADLDERGIIRIGAEVRPGDILVGKVTPKGETELSAEERLLRAIFNEKSREVRDTSLKVPHGEQGTIIGVKVFDAQDGDDELGSGVNQRVVVYIAQKRKITEGDKLAGRHGNKGVISKILPVEDMPFLADGTPVDIVLNPLGVPGRMNFGQVLEIHLGWIAKQGWKVDGKPEWAKRLPEHAREAAPGTKVATPVFDGAAEEELAGLLDSTTPTRDGERLIGSSGKTQLFDGRSGEPFPDPVSVGYMYILKLHHLVDDKIHARSTGPYSMITQQPLGGKAQFGGQRFGEMEVWALEAYGAAYALQELLTIKSDDILGRVKVYEAIVKGENIQEPGIPESFKVLIKEMQSLCLNVEVLSADGTAVSLRDTDDEVYRAAEELGINISSRFESSSVDDI, encoded by the coding sequence TTGGCTGCTGCGCCCAACGCAACCACCACCTCACCCAAGAACGGACGCGGAGCTTCGCGTCTCTCGTTCGCCAAGATCAGCGACACCCTGACGGTTCCGGATCTGCTCGCGCTGCAGACCGAGAGCTTCGACTGGCTCGTCGGCTCGGAGGCGTGGAAGACCCGCGTCGCTGAGGCGAAGGCCGTCGGCCGGGAGGATCTCCCCGCCAACTCCGGACTCGACGATATCTTCGAGGAGATCTCCCCGATCGAGGACCTCAGCGAGACGATGCAGCTGAGCTTCACGAACCCGTACCTCGAGCCCGAGAAGTACACGATCGAGGAGTGCAAGGAGCGCGGCAAGACCTACGCCGCTCCGCTGTACGTCGAGGCCGAGTTCATGAACCACCTCACGGGTGAGATCAAGACCCAGACGGTCTTCATGGGCGACTTCCCCCTGATGACCGAGAAGGGCACGTTCATCATCAACGGCACCGAGCGTGTCGTCGTGTCCCAGCTCGTCCGCAGCCCGGGCGTGTACTTCGAGCGCCAGCAGGAGAAGACGTCCGACAAGGACATCTACTCCGCCCGCGTCATCCCCAGCCGCGGTGCCTGGCTCGAGTTCGAGATCGACAAGCGCGACCAGGTCGGCGTCCGCATCGACCGCAAGCGCAAGCAGTCGGTCACCGTCTTCCTCAAGGCCCTGGGCCTGACGAGCGAGGAGATCCTCGAGCAGTTCGCCGGCTACGAGTCGATCGAGCTGACCCTCGAGAAGGACAACATCCTCACCAAGGAGGACGCCCTCCGCGACATCTACCGCAAGCTCCGCCCGGGCGAGCAGGTCGCCGCCGAGGCCGCCCGCGCGCTGCTGGACAACTTCTACTTCAACAGCAAGCGCTACGACCTCGCCAAGGTCGGCCGCTACAAGATCAACCGCAAGCTCGGCATCGACAAGGCGCTGTCCGACTCGGTGCTCACGGTCGAGGACATCATCGCGACCATCAAGTACCTGGTCGCGCTGCACGACGGCCGCACCAACCTGCCCGGTGTGCGCGACGGTGCCGCGGTCGACCTCCGCCTCGACGTGGACGACATCGACCACTTCGGCAACCGCCGCATCCGCGCGGTCGGCGAGCTCATCCAGAACCAGGTCCGCACCGGCCTGTCCCGCATGGAGCGCGTCGTCCGCGAGCGCATGACCACGCAGGACATCGAGGCGATCACCCCGCAGACCCTGATCAACGTCCGCCCCGTGGTGGCCGCGATCAAGGAGTTCTTCGGCACCTCGCAGCTGTCGCAGTTCATGGACCAGAACAACCCGCTCGCGGGTCTGACCCACAAGCGCCGCCTGTCGGCGCTCGGCCCCGGCGGTCTCTCCCGTGAGCGCGCCGGCGTCGAGGTCCGCGACGTCCACCCGTCGCACTACGGCCGCATGTGCCCGATCGAGACCCCGGAAGGCCCGAACATCGGCCTGATCGGCTCGCTCGCGTCCTTCGCGCGCATCAACTCGTTCGGCTTCATCGAGACGCCGTACCGCAAGGTCGTCGACGGCGTCGTCACCGCGCAGATCGACTACCTCACCGCGTCCGAGGAGGACGAGTACCTGGTCGCCCAGGCGAACGCCCCCCTCACCTCCGACATGCGCTTCGCCGAGGGCAAGGTCCTGGTCCGCCCCAAGGGCGGAGAGGTCGAGCTCGTCGACGCCGAGCGCGTGCACTACATGGACGTCTCCCCGCGCCAGATGGTGTCGGTCGCGACCTCGCTGATCCCGTTCCTCGAGCACGACGACGCGAACCGCGCGCTCATGGGCGCGAACATGCAGCGTCAGGCCGTCCCGCTGCTGCGCAGCGAGTCGCCCGTCGTCGGAACCGGCATGGAGGGCTTCGCGGCCATCGACGCCGGCGACGTCATCACGGCCGACAAGGCCGGCGTGGTCCAGGAGGTCTCCGCCGACTCCGTCACCGTCCAGCTGGACGAGGGCGGCACGCAGACCTACTTCCTGCGCAAGTTCGACCGCTCGAACCAGGGCACCTCGTACAACAACCGCGTGGTCGTCTCCGCCGGTGAGCGCATCGAGGTCGGCGAGATCGTCGCCGACGGTCCCGCGACCGAGAACGGCGAGCTCGCGCTCGGCAAGAACCTGCTCGTCGCGTTCATGCCGTGGGAGGGTCACAACTTCGAGGACGCGATCATCCTCAGCCAGAACCTGGTGAAGGACGACGTCCTCTCCTCGATCCACATCGAGGAGTACGAGGTCGACGCCCGCGACACCAAGCTCGGCAAGGAGGAGATCACCCGCGACCTCCCCAACGTCAGCCCGGAGCTCCTGGCCGACCTGGACGAGCGCGGCATCATCCGCATCGGCGCCGAGGTCCGCCCCGGCGACATCCTCGTCGGCAAGGTCACGCCCAAGGGCGAGACCGAGCTCTCGGCCGAGGAGCGCCTGCTCCGCGCGATCTTCAACGAGAAGAGCCGCGAGGTCCGCGACACGTCGCTCAAGGTGCCCCACGGCGAGCAGGGCACGATCATCGGCGTCAAGGTGTTCGACGCGCAGGACGGCGACGACGAGCTCGGCTCGGGCGTCAACCAGCGCGTGGTCGTCTACATCGCCCAGAAGCGCAAGATCACCGAGGGCGACAAGCTCGCCGGCCGCCACGGCAACAAGGGCGTCATCTCGAAGATCCTGCCGGTCGAGGACATGCCGTTCCTCGCCGACGGCACCCCGGTCGACATCGTGCTGAACCCGCTCGGCGTCCCCGGCCGGATGAACTTCGGCCAGGTCCTCGAGATCCACCTCGGCTGGATCGCGAAGCAGGGCTGGAAGGTCGACGGCAAGCCCGAGTGGGCCAAGCGCCTGCCCGAGCACGCCCGCGAGGCCGCTCCCGGCACCAAGGTCGCCACCCCGGTGTTCGACGGTGCGGCGGAGGAGGAGCTCGCAGGGCTCCTCGACTCCACCACCCCGACCCGCGACGGCGAGCGCCTGATCGGCTCGTCCGGCAAGACGCAGCTGTTCGACGGCCGCTCGGGGGAGCCCTTCCCGGACCCGGTCTCGGTCGGCTACATGTACATCCTGAAGCTGCACCACCTCGTCGACGACAAGATCCACGCGCGCTCGACGGGCCCGTACTCGATGATCACCCAGCAGCCGCTCGGTGGTAAGGCGCAGTTCGGCGGCCAGCGCTTCGGCGAGATGGAGGTGTGGGCCCTCGAGGCCTACGGTGCCGCCTACGCGCTGCAGGAGCTCCTCACCATCAAGTCGGACGACATCCTCGGCCGCGTGAAGGTGTACGAGGCCATCGTCAAGGGTGAGAACATCCAGGAGCCGGGCATCCCGGAGTCCTTCAAGGTCCTCATCAAGGAGATGCAGTCCCTGTGCCTGAACGTCGAGGTCCTCTCGGCCGACGGCACCGCGGTCAGCCTGCGCGACACGGATGACGAGGTCTACCGCGCCGCGGAGGAGCTCGGCATCAACATCTCCTCCCGGTTCGAGTCGTCCTCCGTCGACGACATCTGA
- a CDS encoding DNA-directed RNA polymerase subunit beta', protein MLDVTTFDELRIGLATADDIRRWSHGEVKKPETINYRTLKPEKDGLFGEQIFGPSRDWECSCGKYKRVRFKGIVCERCGVEVTKSSVRRERMGHIELAAPVTHIWYFKGVPSRLGYLLDMAPKDLEKVIYFAAYMIIDVDDDGRHADMPGLENELRLEIKTLSDQRDSRIADRLARLETDLAALEAEGAKSDQKRRTKDGAEKEMGQIRKSFDEDIARLESVWEQFRTLKVGDLKPEDAVFNELVDRYGVYFEAYMGAEAIKKRLEQFDLQAEAETLHLQIAEGKGQKKIRAIKRLRVVNSFLATGNSPAAMVLDVVPVIPPELRPMVQLDGGRFATSDLNDLYRRVINRNNRLRRLLDLGAPEIIVNNEKRMLQEAVDALFDNGRRGRPVTGTGNRALKSLSDMLKGKQGRFRQNLLGKRVDYSGRSVIIVGPQLKLHQCGLPKQMALELFKPFVIKRLIDLSHAQNIKAAKRMVERSRPQVWDVLEEIIRERPVLLNRAPTLHRLGIQAFEPQLVEGKAIQLHPLVCAAFNADFDGDQMAVHLPLSVEAQAEARILMLASNNILKPSDGRPVTLPTQDMIIGLHHLTTIREGGAGEGRAFSSVSEAILAKDQGSLHLNSKVRIRMSDVYFAQGQTPEGVEIDDKGKVTAPVLLDTTLGRALFNEALPVDYPYFEQVADKTTISGIVNDLAERYPKVEVAASLDRIKDAGFYWATRSGVTVALSDILTPPSKPVIIAGYEKKAAKVESEYDKGLTTQAERRQELVKIWTEATDEVAKAMRANFPIDNTINRMVTSGARGNWLQVRNIAGMRGLVNNPKGEIIARPIISSYREGLSVAEYFIATHGARKGLADTALRTADSGYLTRRLVDVSQDVIIREDDCGTTKGLDLPIMLQDATGAWIQDSNVENSVYARSLATAATNEAGEVVAEAGEDVGDVLIEKLVGAEVRHIKVRSVLTCESAVGVCAACYGRSLATGKLVDIGEAVGIIAAQSIGEPGTQLTMRTFHTGGSASADDITQGLPRVQELFEARTPKGASPIAEAAGRITIEDTDRARRVILQPDNGDEAVIYPVLKRSQLLVEDGQSVVLGQQLHVGTVDPKEVLRVLGVREVQKHLVGGVQGVYRSQGVPIHDKHIEVIVRQMLRKVTVVDHGDTDLLPGELVDRSRYSEVNRAALTEGKRTASARQEVMGITKASLATESWLSAASFQETTRVLTQAAMEGKRDPLMGLKENVIIGKLIPAGTGLPRYRNVSVEATEEAKAERYPNRIFADDAAFSDADLSFVDFDSFSSDGYEPGNYS, encoded by the coding sequence TTGCTCGACGTAACAACTTTTGACGAGCTGCGCATCGGCCTCGCGACGGCCGATGACATCCGTCGCTGGTCGCACGGTGAAGTGAAGAAGCCCGAGACCATCAACTACCGCACCCTCAAGCCCGAGAAGGACGGTCTGTTCGGCGAGCAGATCTTCGGACCCTCGCGCGACTGGGAGTGCTCCTGCGGCAAGTACAAGCGGGTCCGCTTCAAGGGCATCGTCTGCGAGCGCTGCGGCGTCGAGGTCACCAAGTCCTCGGTCCGCCGCGAGCGGATGGGCCACATCGAGCTCGCCGCCCCCGTCACCCACATCTGGTACTTCAAGGGCGTGCCCTCGCGCCTCGGATACCTGCTGGACATGGCGCCGAAGGACCTCGAGAAGGTCATCTACTTCGCGGCGTACATGATCATCGACGTGGACGACGACGGCCGTCACGCCGACATGCCCGGCCTCGAGAACGAGCTCCGGCTCGAGATCAAGACCCTCTCGGACCAGCGCGACTCCCGCATCGCGGACCGCCTGGCGCGCCTCGAGACCGACCTCGCCGCCCTGGAGGCGGAGGGTGCGAAGAGCGACCAGAAGCGCCGCACCAAGGACGGCGCCGAGAAGGAGATGGGCCAGATCCGCAAGTCCTTCGACGAGGACATCGCGCGACTGGAGAGCGTGTGGGAGCAGTTCCGCACCCTGAAGGTCGGCGACCTCAAGCCCGAGGACGCCGTCTTCAACGAGCTCGTCGACCGCTACGGCGTCTACTTCGAGGCCTACATGGGCGCCGAGGCGATCAAGAAGCGCCTCGAGCAGTTCGACCTCCAGGCCGAGGCCGAGACGCTGCACCTGCAGATCGCCGAGGGCAAGGGTCAGAAGAAGATCCGCGCCATCAAGCGCCTGCGCGTCGTCAACTCGTTCCTCGCCACCGGCAACTCGCCGGCCGCGATGGTCCTCGACGTGGTCCCGGTCATCCCGCCGGAGCTGCGCCCGATGGTCCAGCTCGACGGTGGCCGCTTCGCCACCTCCGACCTGAACGACCTGTACCGCCGCGTCATCAACCGCAACAACCGCCTCCGCCGCCTGCTCGACCTCGGTGCCCCCGAGATCATCGTGAACAACGAGAAGCGCATGCTCCAGGAGGCGGTCGACGCCCTCTTCGACAACGGCCGCCGCGGCCGTCCCGTCACGGGCACCGGCAACCGCGCCCTGAAGTCCCTGAGCGACATGCTCAAGGGAAAGCAGGGTCGCTTCCGCCAGAACCTGCTGGGCAAGCGCGTCGACTACTCGGGCCGCTCGGTCATCATCGTCGGACCGCAGCTCAAGCTGCACCAGTGCGGTCTGCCCAAGCAGATGGCGCTCGAGCTGTTCAAGCCGTTCGTCATCAAGCGCCTGATCGACCTGTCGCACGCGCAGAACATCAAGGCCGCCAAGCGCATGGTCGAGCGCTCGCGTCCGCAGGTCTGGGACGTGCTCGAGGAGATCATCCGCGAGCGCCCCGTCCTGCTCAACCGCGCGCCCACCCTGCACCGACTCGGCATCCAGGCCTTCGAGCCCCAGCTGGTCGAGGGCAAGGCGATCCAGCTGCACCCGCTCGTCTGCGCCGCGTTCAACGCGGACTTCGACGGCGACCAGATGGCCGTCCACCTGCCCCTGTCGGTCGAGGCCCAGGCCGAGGCGCGCATCCTGATGCTCGCCTCGAACAACATCCTCAAGCCCTCCGACGGCCGTCCGGTCACCCTGCCCACGCAGGACATGATCATCGGCCTGCACCACCTGACGACCATCCGCGAGGGTGGCGCCGGTGAGGGACGCGCGTTCTCCTCCGTCTCGGAGGCGATCCTCGCGAAGGACCAGGGCTCGCTGCACCTGAACTCGAAGGTCCGCATCCGCATGTCGGACGTGTACTTCGCTCAGGGTCAGACCCCCGAGGGCGTCGAGATCGACGACAAGGGCAAGGTCACCGCGCCCGTCCTCCTCGACACGACGCTCGGCCGCGCCCTCTTCAACGAGGCGCTGCCGGTCGACTACCCCTACTTCGAGCAGGTCGCCGACAAGACGACCATCTCCGGGATCGTCAACGACCTCGCGGAGCGCTACCCGAAGGTGGAGGTCGCCGCCTCGCTCGACCGCATCAAGGACGCCGGCTTCTACTGGGCCACCCGGTCCGGTGTGACCGTCGCCCTCTCGGACATCCTCACCCCGCCCTCGAAGCCCGTCATCATCGCGGGCTACGAGAAGAAGGCGGCCAAGGTCGAGTCCGAGTACGACAAGGGTCTGACCACCCAGGCGGAGCGTCGCCAGGAGCTCGTGAAGATCTGGACCGAGGCGACCGACGAGGTCGCCAAGGCGATGCGCGCGAACTTCCCGATCGACAACACGATCAACCGCATGGTCACCTCCGGTGCCCGTGGTAACTGGCTGCAGGTGCGCAACATCGCCGGCATGCGCGGTCTGGTGAACAACCCGAAGGGCGAGATCATCGCCCGACCGATCATCTCCTCGTACCGCGAGGGACTGTCGGTCGCCGAGTACTTCATCGCCACGCACGGTGCCCGCAAGGGTCTGGCCGACACCGCGCTCCGCACCGCGGACTCGGGCTACCTGACGCGTCGACTCGTCGACGTCTCGCAGGACGTCATCATCCGCGAGGACGACTGCGGCACGACCAAGGGCCTCGACCTGCCGATCATGCTCCAGGACGCCACCGGCGCCTGGATCCAGGACTCGAACGTCGAGAACTCCGTCTACGCCCGCTCGCTCGCCACCGCGGCGACGAACGAGGCCGGCGAGGTCGTGGCCGAGGCCGGCGAGGACGTCGGCGACGTCCTCATCGAGAAGCTCGTCGGTGCCGAGGTGCGTCACATCAAGGTGCGCTCGGTCCTGACCTGCGAGTCGGCCGTCGGCGTCTGCGCGGCCTGCTACGGCCGCTCGCTCGCCACCGGCAAGCTCGTCGACATCGGAGAGGCCGTCGGCATCATCGCGGCCCAGTCGATCGGCGAGCCCGGCACGCAGCTCACGATGCGCACCTTCCACACCGGTGGATCGGCCTCGGCCGACGACATCACGCAGGGTCTGCCCCGCGTGCAGGAGCTCTTCGAGGCCCGCACCCCCAAGGGTGCGTCGCCGATCGCGGAGGCCGCCGGTCGCATCACGATCGAGGACACCGACCGGGCCCGCCGGGTCATCCTCCAGCCGGACAACGGCGACGAGGCGGTCATCTACCCGGTGCTCAAGCGCTCGCAGCTCCTCGTCGAGGACGGCCAGTCGGTCGTGCTCGGTCAGCAGCTGCACGTGGGAACGGTCGACCCCAAGGAGGTCCTGCGCGTGCTGGGCGTCCGCGAGGTCCAGAAGCACCTCGTCGGCGGCGTCCAGGGCGTCTACCGCTCGCAGGGCGTTCCGATCCACGACAAGCACATCGAGGTCATCGTCCGGCAGATGCTCCGCAAGGTCACCGTCGTCGACCACGGCGACACCGACCTGCTGCCGGGTGAGCTCGTCGACCGCTCGCGCTACAGCGAGGTCAACCGTGCGGCTCTGACCGAGGGCAAGCGGACCGCGTCCGCCCGCCAGGAGGTCATGGGAATCACCAAGGCCTCGCTCGCGACCGAGTCGTGGCTGTCGGCCGCGTCCTTCCAGGAGACCACCCGCGTCCTGACGCAGGCGGCCATGGAGGGCAAGCGCGACCCGCTGATGGGCCTCAAGGAGAACGTGATCATCGGAAAGCTGATCCCGGCCGGAACGGGTCTGCCCCGCTACCGGAACGTGTCGGTCGAGGCGACGGAGGAGGCGAAGGCCGAGCGGTACCCCAACCGCATCTTCGCCGACGACGCCGCGTTCAGCGACGCGGACCTCTCGTTCGTCGACTTCGACTCGTTCTCGAGCGACGGCTACGAGCCCGGCAACTACAGCTGA